In one window of Lytechinus pictus isolate F3 Inbred chromosome 19, Lp3.0, whole genome shotgun sequence DNA:
- the LOC129283391 gene encoding GDP-L-fucose synthase-like, whose product MVGGLFANLKHNLDFWRTNIKINDNVLQTAYETGVKKVVSCLSTCIFPDKTTYPIDETMIHNGPPHDSNFGYSYAKRSIDIQNKGYHAQYGCQFTAVIPTNVFGQWDNFNLQDGHVIPGLMHKVYQAKRDGTPLTIWGTGKPLRQFIYSYDLARLFVWVLREYEEIAPIILSVGEEDEVSIKECAEHVVEAFDFKGEVVYDTTKSDGQYKKTASNAKLRSYLPDFKFTPIKQALKETVAWFEANYDIARK is encoded by the exons ATGGTTGGTGGACTCTTTGCCAACCTAAAACACAACCTTGACTTTTGG AGAACCAACATAAAAATCAACGACAATGTTTTACAAACCGCTTACGAAACCGGTGTGAAAAAGGTCGTATCCTGTCTTTCAACGTGCATCTTCCCAGACAAGACTACTTATCCCATCGATGAAACCATGATCCACAATGGCCCGCCGCATGATTCCAACTTTGGCTATTCCTACGCAAAGCGGAGCATCGATATACAGAACAA AGGATACCATGCCCAGTATGGTTGCCAATTCACCGCCGTCATTCCAACCAACGTCTTCGGTCAATGGGATAACTTCAATTTACAAGATGGTCACGTGATACCGGGTCTTATGCACAAGGTCTACCAGGCAAAAC GTGATGGCACGCCCCTGACAATCTGGGGCACAGGGAAACCGCTACGCCAGTTCATCTACTCTTACGACCTCGCCCGCCTTTTCGTGTGGGTTCTACGAGAGTACGAGGAGATCGCGCCGATCATCCTCTCCGTTGGTGAGGAAGATGAGGTTTCTATCAAGGAGTGTGCAGAGCACGTCGTCGAGGCTTTCGACTTCAAGGGAGAGGTGGTC TATGATACAACTAAATCAGACGGTCAATATAAGAAGACAGCTAGCAATGCAAAGCTCCGATCGTACCTTCCGGATTTCAAGTTCACTCCTATAAAGCAAG CTCTGAAAGAGACAGTAGCATGGTTTGAAGCAAACTATGATATCGCCCGCAAGTAA